TTTAAATGATTGAAATTATTTAAATGATTGAAATGATTGAAATGATTGAAACAAGAATATAATAGATGTGACATTTATGCTTGTCAAGAGAAAAAGTAAAAAAATCAGTCAATAAAAAAAAGAAAAACGCCTAGCCAATATAAGTCATTAGCTAGGCGCTGAGAATTATATTAATAATTAATAGAGCCGTTATTATCCTACTCCGCCGATATTTTCGGCGAGGATCACCGCTTCGCTGTTGGCGACTTCGAGGATGCCGCCTTTCACCCAGTACGTCTTCGTCTCTTCTTGGGCGTCGCGGATGGTTATGGTTCCTTCCGTCAGCGGCGTCAATAGGGGGGCGTGATGGGCGAGGATGCCCAAATAGCCCAGCGCTCCCGGCGCAATGAGCGATTCCACTTCGCCGGAGTATACGGTTTCTTCGTGCGTTACGATTTGCAAAGGATACGTCGCAGCCATAGCGTTATTTCATTTCAATTCCCGCTTCCAAGTTCGGAAGCGTCATTCGTTTATGCGGCGGCCATTTTCTTGGCGTTATCCACCGCTTCTTCGATGCCGCCGCACATATAGAACGCCTGTTCGGGCAGATCGTCGAATTCGCCGGACGACAAGCGCTTGAAACTCTCGATGGTATCCTTCACTTTGACGTAGCGTCCTTCGCGGCCTGTGAAGTTTTCGGCGACGAAGAAGGGCTGCGACAGGAAGCGTTGGATCTTGCGCGCCCGCTGTACCGTGATCTTGTCCTCGTCGCTCAGTTCGTCCATGCCCAAAATCGCAATGATATCTTGAAGGTCTTTGTAGCGCTGCAAAATCTGTTGCACCTCGCGGGCGACGTTGTAATGCTCGTCGCCAACGATGCGCGGGTCCATGATGCGCGACGTGGAATCGAGGGGATCGACGGCGGGGTAGATGCCTAGTTCGGAAATAGCCCGCGAAAGAACCGTGGTGGCGTCCAAGTGGGAGAAGGTGGTCGCCGGAGCGGGGTCGGTTAAGTCGTCGGCGGGAACGTAGATGGCCTGCACCGAAGTAATCGAACCCTTTTTCGTCGAGGTGATGCGTTCCTGCAAGGCGCCCATTTCCGTGCCCAATGTTGGTTGATAGCCGACGGCGGAAGGCATGCGTCCCAGCAGGGCGGACACCTCGGAACCGGCCTGGGTGAAACGGAAGATATTGTCGATGAAGAGCAACACGTCCTGCCCTCGTTCGTCGCGGAAATATTCGGCCATCGTCAAGGCGGAGAGTCCAACCCGCTGGCGGGCGCCGGGAGGCTCGTTCATCTGGCCGAAGACCAGAGCCGTGCGGGCGATAACTCCGGATTCGTTCATTTCCAGCCAAAGGTCGTTTCCCTCGCGGGTGCGTTCGCCCACGCCGCCGAAGACAGAAACGCCGCCGTGTTCCGCCGCGATGTTGCGGATCAATTCCATGATGATGACGGTCTTGCCAACGCCCGCGCCGCCGAACAGCCCGACCTTGCCGCCCCGCGAATAGGGAGCGAGCAGATCGATGACTTTAATGCCCGTTTCGAATTGCGCCGCCACGGGAACTTGTTCTTCGAGGGAAGGAGCTGGGCGGTGAATGGGATGGCGCTGTTCGGGATGCGGAATGTCGCCCCTTTGGTCGATCGGTTCGCCCAGCAAGTTGAACATGCGTCCCAAGCATTGATCTCCCACGGGTACGGAAATGGGATTGCCTGTATCCACTGCTTCCATGCCCCGGACCAATCCATCCGTGGACGCCATAGCGACGCAGCGAACCAGATTGTTTCCGATATGCTGGGCCGCTTCCACTGTAAGATGAATGTTTTTCTCTTTGACGTCGATCTTAATAGCGTTGAGAATGTTGGGCAGATGATCGGAGTCGAACTCAAGGTCTACGGTGGGACCAATGATCTGCCGGACGCGTCCAATATTCGACATGGCTAAACCTCTCTTTTCAAATTCAATGCCGCCGTAAGCGCACAATTGCAATAGAATTTTAGTTGAGTTATTGAATTATTCCCCTCGCCCTCTCCCAGAGGGCGAGGGAACTGTGTTAAACGATAAAGAATAATCGTCTCGTTTCTAAAAATTCTTATCCTTTCAGCGCTTCCGCTCCGCTGACGATTTCCAAAAGTTCCTTGGTGATGGACGATTGCCGCGCCTTGTTCAATTGCAGAGTGAGCGAATCCAGCAGCTCGTTGCAGTTGTCGTTGGCGGTGGTCATGGCCATCATGCGCGCTTGATGTTCGGCGGCAAAAGCGTTGACGAAGGTGAAAAGAACCTTCGTTTCCAGGTATTTTGGCAATAGTTGCGCTAAGACGGTTTGGGCATCCGGCTCGAATATGTAATCGATGGGTTTGCCCGCCGCCTTTTCGCCTAGAGATCGCAAAAGGTCTTCCTGATTCAAGGGCAGAAGCGTTTCCATTTTGGGGCGGTAGGTCATCGCCGTCACGGCGTGATTGAAAATCAACTCGATGACGTCATACTCTTTCCGCAGAAACAGTTCTTGAAGTTCTTTGGCGATGGCGAGAATCCGGGGAATGTCGATGTTGCCGCGAAAATCGCTATGGCTTCCGACGATTTGGGCGCCATGCTTGCGGAAAAAATCGGCGGCGCGCTTGCCGACAGCGTAAATCCCGGTTCCCGCCGGAAGAGAATGAAGCCGGTCGTTCGCATGGCGGATGATGACGGCATTGAAAGCGCCGCATAAACCCCGGTCGGAAGAGAAGACGACGAGAAGCCGCTTCTCTCTATCGCGGCGCTCCATCAAAGGTTGTCCCTCTCCGCCGACGCTCCCCGCCACCCTGGCGATCAGAGCTTGGAGGCGCTCCGTGTAGGCTTTAGCGCGGGCGCGCCGCTCGTGGGTGCGACGCATCTTGGAGGCGGCGACGGAACGCATCGCGCGGGTGATGAGTTTCGTATTGTCGACGGTGCGGATGCGGCGGCGCAGTTGCTTAAGAGACGGCATTCTTTCACTCCTAAATGCGAATCCTCGAAAACGCCGAGGATTTTAAGCGAAAAATTTTTCCTTAAAGGCGGAGATTTGCTTCGCTAGCTTTTCCGCGTCTTCTTTGGAAACCACTTTATCCGTCCGGATATTATGAATCACTTCGGGCGCATTTTCTTCGAGATAGGGGAAAAGACGCTCCTCGAATTCCTTGACTTTATGCAGAGGAAGGCTGTCGAGAAAACCGCGTCCTCCCGCGAAGATGATAATCACCTGCTCTTCGAGGGAAAGAGGATGGTATTGATTCTGTTTAAGGATTTCCGTCATGCGTTCGCCGCGCGTCAGCTGCGCTTGCGTCGCTTTGTCGAGGTCGGAGCCGAATTGGGCGAAGGCGGCCAGTTCGCGGTATTGCGCCAGGTCTAGCCGCAAACGTCCAGCAACGGATTTCATCGCCTTGGTCTGGGCGTTGCCGCCGACGCGGGAGACGGAAAGGCCGACGTTAATGGCCGGTTTGATGCCGGCGTAGAAAAGGTCAGGCTCCAGGTAAATTTGGCCGTCCGTGATGGATATGACGTTGGTGGGAATGTAGGCGGACACGTCGCCCGCTTGCGTTTCGATGATGGGCAACGCCGTCAGCGAGCCGCCGCCGTTTTTCTCGCTCAGTTTCGCCGCCCGCTCTAATAGACGGCTATGGAGATAGAAGACGTCGCCCGGATAGGCCTCGCGTCCCGGCGGACGCCGCAACAACAGCGACAATTGGCGATAAGACGCCGCATGTTTGGAAAGATCGTCATAGATGCACAGGACGTGTTTGCCTTTGTCGCGATATTCCTCGCCCATGGCCGCGCCCGCGTAGGGAGCGATGTACTGCAGAGTGGCGGGCTGCTCCGCCGTAGCGGCGACAATAGTGGTATATTCCATCGCCCCATGCCGCTGCAACACTTCCACGACGGCGGCGACGCTGGAGGCTTTTTGGCCGATGGCGACGTAGATGCAATAAACGTCCGTATTCCGCTGGTTGATGATGGCGTCGATGGCGACGGCGGTTTTGCCGGTGCCGCGGTCGCCGATAATCAACTCGCGCTGGCCGCGTCCGATGGGGATCATCGAATCGATGGCTTTCAATCCCGTCATCAAGGGTTCCTTGACTGGCTGGCGGTCGATGACGCCGGGAGCGCGGGTTTCCAGGTTGCGGAAACTTTCCGTGGGGATCGGCCCTTTGCCGTCGAGCGGTTCGCCGATGGGGCTGACGACTCGGCCCAGCATCGCTTCGCCTACGGGCACGGACGAGATCCGACCGGTCCGTTTGACCAAGTCGCCTTCCTTAATGTTGCGGTCGGAACCGAACAAAGCGGCGCCTACGCTATTCTCTTCCAGATTGAGGACCATTCCCATGACGCCGCCGGGGAACTCCAACAATTCCCCCGCCATTGCGTCTTCGAGTCCGTAGATGACGGCGATGCCGTCTCCGATGCGGAGAATAGTTCCCACCGAATCCATTTTCAATTCGGTCTCGAACGACGCCAGTTCCTTTTCGAGAACGGACGCGATTTCATCAGGCCGTAGAGCCATCTTCTATAACCTCCGGTTATCGCTGCGCGGCGATCCGTATTTGGTTGAGGCGGCGGTGAATTTCATTGAGATAAGACGAAATGGTCGTATCCATCAACGTATCGCCGTATTGCACTTTCACTCCGCCGATCAATTCGGCATCCACCTTGAAGCGGAGATCGAATTTCTTTCCGCAAAAAGTTTCCAATTTTTCCCGCATCGTTCGTTGCTGCTCCTCGGAAAGGGGAACGGCCGTGGTAACGGCGCCGATCGTCAAGCCCTGTTCTTTTTCCACCATTTCCTCGTAATGGTCGAGGATGGCGTGGAGATGGTCGATGCGGTTGTGCTTGAGCAAGAGATGGAGAAATTGGAAGAAAACCGTCGAGAGCTGGCCGCTAAAAACGGAATTGACGAACTTGTGCTTGTCGGCTTCCCGGAATTGCGGTCCTTCGAGGAAATAGCCGAGTTTCACGTTTTCCTCGATCGCCCGTCTCAGCGATAAGGCTTCCTCCAAGGAGGCTTCCAGGGGGATTTTTTCCTTCTTGACGACTCCCAGAAGTGCGTGGGTATAGTTTTTGACGACGGCTGGATCGATAGCCACTTCAGTTCCTCTCGATGCGTTCCAGAAAATCTCCAATCAATTGCTTGTGCTTATCCTCGTCGAGACGCTCCTTGATGAGATGTTCGGCGGCCAAGATGGTGAGATCGATAATCTCTTTCTTTATGGCGACTCGGGCTTTGTCGGTCTCGATCTGGATGTTCTCTTTAGCCTTTTCGATCATCGCTGCGGCTTGCTGGCGGGAATCGTCTTGCATTTTTTGGGAGACGCGCTGGCCTTCGGCGATCAATTCCTGCATTTTAGCGCGCGCTTCCGTTTCGATGCCGGCGAGCCGGTCGTCCAGGGCTTGCTTACTGGCTTCGGCTTGCTTTTGCAGGTTTTCGGCGCGCTTCAAACCGGATTCGATCGATTCGCGGCGTTCGTCGATGATCGAGAGAATCTGTCCGACGGCGTACTTTTTCAAGATGAAAAATACCGCGAGAAAACCCAGCACGGACGCGCCGATCTGCGCCAGCAATGGCGAGCCGCCTTCTTCCGCCGCCACCGCCGCCAGCCCGATCAAGGCATAGAGATCATTCAAGACCACGATATCTTCTCCTCATCTTATCATATCAGGACCATCGCGGCGCGCTCATGCTTGCGCCGCGGCGGCCGCCGAGCGATTGGATCGGTCTTTTTATTTGAACAAAAAGGAAAAACCCGCCGAGATCAGGGCGTAAATCGCCAAGGCTTCGATCAGGGCGCAACCGATAATCATCGCCGTTTGAATCTTGCCCGCCGCTTCCGGCTGCCGCGCGATGGCGTCCATCGCCTTGCTCACCGCCAGACCGAGACCCACGCCGGCGCCGATGGCCGCCAGACCGATTCCAATGTGGTAGGCGCCTTGGGGCGTTAACAAAATTGAGGTTACTTGATCCATTATTTTCTCCTGTCGTTCTCTTCTTGACTTTTGAAATGGGAACCCGGACTTGCCTCCGGGATGAATCGCCTGGATTTACGCTTTCGATTCCTCTTCATGATGCTCGTGATGGGGCATGACCATCGATATATATATTGTAGAGAGCAGGGTAAAAACCAGCGCCTGGATGACGCTTACCAATAAGGCTAAAAAGATAAAGGGAAAGTGAAAGGGAATGCCGAACGGCGCGCCGCTCCAAAACGCGACGACGCAGCCTACGCCCATAACCATCAGGACGCCGAGCAGCGTGTCTTCCCCAAAAATATTGCCATAGAGACGGCAAGCCAAACTTACGGGCTTAATCAATTCCTCCAGAACGTGCAAGGGCAGGAACAAGGGCGTCATCACCCAACCGATCGCGTCTTTCGGCTCTCCTAGCAAATGATAGAGAAATCCCTTCAGTCCCAATCCTTTCACGGCGTTGAATTGAACGTAAAGAAACACGCATAGGGCCAGGGAGGCGGTGATCGTGATATGCGAAGTGGGAGATTTCATCAATGGGATCAAACCGAACCAATTCATTCCTAAAATGAAGATGAAGAGAGAAGCAAGGAATGGAAAGTGTTTTCTTCCTTCCTTTTCGCCGAGGATGCTGCAAATCAATCCTAGAAGCGATTCGATTAACATTTCCGCAACGGCTTGCAGCCGTCCGGGGATAAGAGAACGCTTTTGACTCGCCGCCCAGAAGAGATAGGCGATTACGCCGATCACGATGAATGCGAAGATTTGATTCTCAAAAGTATAAAGAAATTTTAGGAAAGCGTTTTCGGGAAACGATTCATGCAACGCGCCGATAAAATTGGGAAGTTCGGGAGAGGTATGAGCCGCCGCTGCGGTCTCGCCGCTATGAGCGGCGACGGCGCCATGAACATTCTCTGCTGCTGCCATTCCATTATTCCCTTCGATCAGGATAGAGGAATCGAATGTTTTATATGAAAGCAATGGGTTTTGAATTTTTCAACTGCTTGCAAAGCAAAGATAAAAAAATAACTAAAAAAGGGGTTTGAAACCCCGCCGCTCCCCACATTAAGGAGGCAGGATATCTTATAACCAAAAAGGCCCCCATCATATAGAGAAGGGGGATTTTTACAAAAAAAATCAGAGAAATCGCGTAATGGCGGCGAGGACCGAATATCTCTTGCACCAATGCTTTCCACGCCCATACATTCAAAGTAGACCAAACGCCGCCAAAGGCGAAACCCAACATCCCCATTCCGCCGCTCATGGGCGCGGCGATAAAGGAGCCCAGCAGAGATACGGCCAGGGCGATAACCAGCAGCCGATTCAATTGCTCCGCTTCCACCCTTACTCTCCCAAGTCCCGCATGATTCCCTTAATAACGAAATAAACCTGGCGTCCGGCGGAAAACAAGCCTAAAAGCAAAAAGACGATCTTTAGCCATTCCGTTCCCAGTTTTCCATCGAGCCAGGAACCGATCAGATAAAACGCGATGGGATAGAGGGCCATGAAAATGGGGATGAACATGCACTGTCCAACCACTCGCGCCCATGCGGCTTTATTATCGTTTGATTTTGACGGTTCCAACCTATTCGACCGTTTTATGGGATAGCGGACGAAGTAACTATTATTGCCTATCTTCTGTTACGCATCTTATAATGATTCATTCATCGAAGTCAATAGAAACTCTTTGGCTGACGTTTGAAATCGATCCCATCGCTGATAATCACCCATAGGCCGCCGTCTTCCGAAGCGCGGCATGAGCCATATCGATGCGGTTAGCTGGCATAGGCGAAGCGTCGCTATTACAATGAAGGGAATTTTTTCATATTTCCGCCGGAGCGCTGGCGGATAAAATGGAAGGGGCTTTATCATGGCGAAAACGACGTTTGCCGTCATTGTAGGAAACCGCGATTTTTTCCCCGATTCGCTTGTATCTTCGGGCCGGAAAGACATTCTGAAATTGTTCCAGGAAATGGATGTCGAGCCAGTCATTCTTAAGGAAGACGAAACGAAACTTGGGGCGGTGGAAACCTGGGAAAACGCTAAACAGTGCGCCGAACTCTTCAAAAAGAGACGGGATCGCATTGACGGCATTTTGATTACTCTACCCAATTTCGGCGATGAAAAGGGCGTCGCTGATGCGATAAAACTATCCGGACTCAACGTTCCTATTTTGGTGCAAGCCTATCCCGACGACTTGAACGAAATGAATCTCGAACAACGCCGGGATTCGTTCTGCGGGAAAATATCCGTCTGCGGCAACCTGCGCCAGTATGGCTTTCCCTTCACGCTGACGGCGCAGCATACCGTCCATCCCCTTACGGTAAGTTTCAAAGCCGACTTGCAGCGATTTATCGGCGTATGCCGCGTCGTGAAGGGAATGCGTTCGGCGCGGATCGGCGCCATCGGAACGCGGCCCAACGCCTTCAATACGGTGCGGTTCAGCGAAAAATTATTGCAAGAGGCGGGGATAACCGTATCGACCATCGATCTATCCGATATTTTAAGCAAAGCCGGCCGAATCGGCGACGGAGAAGCGCGAGTAAAGGAAAAAATCCGAGAGATATCGAACTACGCCGACGCCAACGGCGTTCCTCAAGAATCTCTGGCGCGGATGGCGAAGCTGGCCATTGTCCTATTGGATTGGATCGAGCAGAACGATTTGAACGCCACGGCTATTCAATGTTGGACGTCGCTGCAAGAAAACTTCGGCGTCGTTCCTTGCGTATTGATGAGTATGATGAGCGAACGTTTGATGCCCAGCGCCTGCGAAGTGGACATTACGGGCGCGGCGGCGATGTATGCGTTGCAGCTGGCGTCCGGCAAACCCAGCGCTTTAGTGGATTGGAACAACAACTACGGCGGCGATCCCAACAAGTGCGTACTCTTCCATTGCGGCAATTGGGCGAAGTCCTTCCTGCCCGGCGCAGTTATCTCCAAGTCGGACATCCTGGCCGGTTTCCTAGGCGACGAAAAAACGTATGGCGCGATTCAAGGGCGCACCCCCGCCGGTCCTCTGACTTTCGCCCGCATCAGTACCGACGATTCGTTCGCAACCATTCGCGCTTATACCGGCGAAGGCCATTTCACCGACGATTCCCTCAGCACGTTCGGAAGCCGGGCGGTGGTGGAGATACCCGAATTGCAAAGCCTTTTGCGCTATATCTGCCAATACGGCTTCGAGCATCACGCGGCGATTAACGCCTCGCATACGTCGGAGATTTTAACGGAAGCCTTCGACCGGTATTTGAATTGGGACGTTTATCGGCATAGTTGAAGGATGAATCTTTCTTCTACTATAATCATAAAAAGCTAATAATGATTTTGCAGCCTTAAGGGAGGTCGATCCTCTATGAGACGTATTGGGGAAATATGTTTTTTTCTTTTGATATTTTACTATGCAGTACAGACGGAAGGGACTTATCCACCCAAATCAGCCGCGTCTCCCGTCTCCGCAACCGGCATCAAAGAATTTCGGTTCGGAACCGATCTGACAACGCTGCGCGAGTTCGATCAAGTATCCCATTTGTATATTGCTTAAAGCAATCATCCAATGATGAGGAAACGATTCGGATGCGCTTGCTTGGAATGAAATAAGCGATAATCTAACGCCATTCTATTCCCGTAAGGATCGATATCATGTCCGATAAGAAAAAGAAAGATTATATCGTCGTCGTTCAATGCCATATCGTCAAAGAGCATTGTTCCGGATATCTATGCGAGAAAGCGTTTCACGAACGCAACGGCGGTTTTTGCGGCTACTCCTCGGAAAAGGAAATCCGGACGCTGACCCTGACCTGCGGCGGCTGTTGCGGCAGGGCGTTGCATCGAAAACTGAGCCACCTGACGCGGAAGATCAAAAAGAAGGAAGGCGTCGAGAAAGAGCGGATCGCCGTGCAACTTTCTTCTTGCATTACGCAAGATAACTTTCACGCTCCGCCATGCCCCCATCTCGGCTACTTGAAAGCCCTCATCGCCAAACTGGGGCTGGATGTTTACGAAGACACCTACATCAGCGTCAAAGCGGAAGAACGAAGGCGGTCGGGGATATACGCTATCGGCAAACTGCCGTCTCCATGCGGGGAATGATGTTTCCTAAATAAAGCA
The genomic region above belongs to Candidatus Omnitrophota bacterium and contains:
- the atpC gene encoding ATP synthase F1 subunit epsilon, which translates into the protein MAATYPLQIVTHEETVYSGEVESLIAPGALGYLGILAHHAPLLTPLTEGTITIRDAQEETKTYWVKGGILEVANSEAVILAENIGGVG
- the atpD gene encoding F0F1 ATP synthase subunit beta, whose product is MSNIGRVRQIIGPTVDLEFDSDHLPNILNAIKIDVKEKNIHLTVEAAQHIGNNLVRCVAMASTDGLVRGMEAVDTGNPISVPVGDQCLGRMFNLLGEPIDQRGDIPHPEQRHPIHRPAPSLEEQVPVAAQFETGIKVIDLLAPYSRGGKVGLFGGAGVGKTVIIMELIRNIAAEHGGVSVFGGVGERTREGNDLWLEMNESGVIARTALVFGQMNEPPGARQRVGLSALTMAEYFRDERGQDVLLFIDNIFRFTQAGSEVSALLGRMPSAVGYQPTLGTEMGALQERITSTKKGSITSVQAIYVPADDLTDPAPATTFSHLDATTVLSRAISELGIYPAVDPLDSTSRIMDPRIVGDEHYNVAREVQQILQRYKDLQDIIAILGMDELSDEDKITVQRARKIQRFLSQPFFVAENFTGREGRYVKVKDTIESFKRLSSGEFDDLPEQAFYMCGGIEEAVDNAKKMAAA
- the atpG gene encoding ATP synthase F1 subunit gamma, whose translation is MPSLKQLRRRIRTVDNTKLITRAMRSVAASKMRRTHERRARAKAYTERLQALIARVAGSVGGEGQPLMERRDREKRLLVVFSSDRGLCGAFNAVIIRHANDRLHSLPAGTGIYAVGKRAADFFRKHGAQIVGSHSDFRGNIDIPRILAIAKELQELFLRKEYDVIELIFNHAVTAMTYRPKMETLLPLNQEDLLRSLGEKAAGKPIDYIFEPDAQTVLAQLLPKYLETKVLFTFVNAFAAEHQARMMAMTTANDNCNELLDSLTLQLNKARQSSITKELLEIVSGAEALKG
- the atpA gene encoding F0F1 ATP synthase subunit alpha — translated: MALRPDEIASVLEKELASFETELKMDSVGTILRIGDGIAVIYGLEDAMAGELLEFPGGVMGMVLNLEENSVGAALFGSDRNIKEGDLVKRTGRISSVPVGEAMLGRVVSPIGEPLDGKGPIPTESFRNLETRAPGVIDRQPVKEPLMTGLKAIDSMIPIGRGQRELIIGDRGTGKTAVAIDAIINQRNTDVYCIYVAIGQKASSVAAVVEVLQRHGAMEYTTIVAATAEQPATLQYIAPYAGAAMGEEYRDKGKHVLCIYDDLSKHAASYRQLSLLLRRPPGREAYPGDVFYLHSRLLERAAKLSEKNGGGSLTALPIIETQAGDVSAYIPTNVISITDGQIYLEPDLFYAGIKPAINVGLSVSRVGGNAQTKAMKSVAGRLRLDLAQYRELAAFAQFGSDLDKATQAQLTRGERMTEILKQNQYHPLSLEEQVIIIFAGGRGFLDSLPLHKVKEFEERLFPYLEENAPEVIHNIRTDKVVSKEDAEKLAKQISAFKEKFFA
- the atpH gene encoding ATP synthase F1 subunit delta, with the translated sequence MAIDPAVVKNYTHALLGVVKKEKIPLEASLEEALSLRRAIEENVKLGYFLEGPQFREADKHKFVNSVFSGQLSTVFFQFLHLLLKHNRIDHLHAILDHYEEMVEKEQGLTIGAVTTAVPLSEEQQRTMREKLETFCGKKFDLRFKVDAELIGGVKVQYGDTLMDTTISSYLNEIHRRLNQIRIAAQR
- the atpF gene encoding F0F1 ATP synthase subunit B, translated to MVLNDLYALIGLAAVAAEEGGSPLLAQIGASVLGFLAVFFILKKYAVGQILSIIDERRESIESGLKRAENLQKQAEASKQALDDRLAGIETEARAKMQELIAEGQRVSQKMQDDSRQQAAAMIEKAKENIQIETDKARVAIKKEIIDLTILAAEHLIKERLDEDKHKQLIGDFLERIERN
- the atpE gene encoding ATP synthase F0 subunit C → MDQVTSILLTPQGAYHIGIGLAAIGAGVGLGLAVSKAMDAIARQPEAAGKIQTAMIIGCALIEALAIYALISAGFSFLFK
- the atpB gene encoding F0F1 ATP synthase subunit A is translated as MAAAENVHGAVAAHSGETAAAAHTSPELPNFIGALHESFPENAFLKFLYTFENQIFAFIVIGVIAYLFWAASQKRSLIPGRLQAVAEMLIESLLGLICSILGEKEGRKHFPFLASLFIFILGMNWFGLIPLMKSPTSHITITASLALCVFLYVQFNAVKGLGLKGFLYHLLGEPKDAIGWVMTPLFLPLHVLEELIKPVSLACRLYGNIFGEDTLLGVLMVMGVGCVVAFWSGAPFGIPFHFPFIFLALLVSVIQALVFTLLSTIYISMVMPHHEHHEEESKA
- a CDS encoding AtpZ/AtpI family protein yields the protein MFIPIFMALYPIAFYLIGSWLDGKLGTEWLKIVFLLLGLFSAGRQVYFVIKGIMRDLGE
- a CDS encoding L-fucose/L-arabinose isomerase family protein; the encoded protein is MAKTTFAVIVGNRDFFPDSLVSSGRKDILKLFQEMDVEPVILKEDETKLGAVETWENAKQCAELFKKRRDRIDGILITLPNFGDEKGVADAIKLSGLNVPILVQAYPDDLNEMNLEQRRDSFCGKISVCGNLRQYGFPFTLTAQHTVHPLTVSFKADLQRFIGVCRVVKGMRSARIGAIGTRPNAFNTVRFSEKLLQEAGITVSTIDLSDILSKAGRIGDGEARVKEKIREISNYADANGVPQESLARMAKLAIVLLDWIEQNDLNATAIQCWTSLQENFGVVPCVLMSMMSERLMPSACEVDITGAAAMYALQLASGKPSALVDWNNNYGGDPNKCVLFHCGNWAKSFLPGAVISKSDILAGFLGDEKTYGAIQGRTPAGPLTFARISTDDSFATIRAYTGEGHFTDDSLSTFGSRAVVEIPELQSLLRYICQYGFEHHAAINASHTSEILTEAFDRYLNWDVYRHS
- a CDS encoding CGGC domain-containing protein gives rise to the protein MSDKKKKDYIVVVQCHIVKEHCSGYLCEKAFHERNGGFCGYSSEKEIRTLTLTCGGCCGRALHRKLSHLTRKIKKKEGVEKERIAVQLSSCITQDNFHAPPCPHLGYLKALIAKLGLDVYEDTYISVKAEERRRSGIYAIGKLPSPCGE